The following are from one region of the Saccharomyces kudriavzevii IFO 1802 strain IFO1802 genome assembly, chromosome: 12 genome:
- the PUF3 gene encoding mRNA-binding protein PUF3 (similar to Saccharomyces cerevisiae PUF3 (YLL013C); ancestral locus Anc_5.196): MDMDMDMELASIVSSLSALSNGNNNGRGQTAAVVGGASAGSQQIGGFRRSSFTTSNDVDSDILLLHGSSESSPIYKKTALSVGTAPPFSTNSRKFFGGSGNYYQYRSNDTASLSSASYNNYHTHNAAGNLGKNNKVNHLLGQYSASIAGPVYYNGNDSSNAGGEGFFEKFGKSLIDGTRELESQDRPEIIANQSQFITKTVSNASLDTQSTFEQPAQSDTNANRLNRNATNSGSLYHSSSNSGSSASLESENAHYPQRNIWNVANTPVFRPSNNPATVGAPNVSAPSQSDALANNFPPYMNGFPPNQFHQGSHYQNFPNYLIGSPSNFISQMISVQMPTNEDAEDSDDKKKKKKANRPSSTSSPSSPPNNASFSFPYPNPMMFMPPAPPSAPQQQEHHQQQENPYIYYPSPTPASAKGSNKEEKNFKKRNNKNHPANNANNTSKQANPYLETFSNTKNSSKKNTSSKSSEPASNNHKSQSHSHSQTPPQQQQQQTYHRSPLLEQLRNSSSDKNSSLNMSLKDIFGHSLEFCKDQHGSRFIQRELATSPASEKEVIFNEIRDDAIELSNDVFGNYVIQKFFEFGSKIQKDALVEQFKGHMKELSLQMYACRVIQKALEYIDSKQRIKLVLELSDTVLQMIKDQNGNHVIQKAIETIPLEKLPFVLSSLTGHIYHLSTHSYGCRVIQRLLEFGSSEDQRNILNELKDFIPYLIQDQYGNYVIQYILQQDQFTNKEMVDVKQEIIETVASNVVEYSKHKFASNVVEKSILYGSKDQKDLIMSKILPRDKNHALNLEDDSPMILMIKDQFANYVIQKLVNVSEGEGKKLIVIAIRAYLDKLNKSNSLGNRHLASVEKLAALVENAEV; this comes from the coding sequence ATGGACATGGACATGGATATGGAACTTGCTTCCATAGTCTCTTCTTTAAGCGCCCTATCCAATGGGAACAACAATGGCCGCGGTCAGACAGCGGCCGTTGTGGGCGGCGCTTCTGCCGGCTCACAGCAGATTGGAGGCTTTAGAAGGTCGAGTTTTACGACGTCGAACGACGTCGATTCGGATATTCTGCTGCTACACGGCTCTAGCGAATCCTCTCCGATCTACAAGAAAACGGCCCTGTCTGTTGGTACGGCTCCGCCATTCTCGACAAACTCCAGGAAGTTTTTTGGCGGCAGTGGCAACTACTACCAGTACAGATCAAATGACACTGCCTCCCTGTCATCTGCATCCTACAACAACTATCACACCCATAATGCCGCGGGTAACCTgggaaaaaataacaaagtCAATCATCTCTTGGGCCAATATTCCGCTTCCATTGCAGGTCCCGTCTACTACAATGGTAACGACAGCAGCAATGCAGGCGGCGAAGGATTTTTCGAAAAGTTCGGGAAATCTTTAATTGACGGTACAAGAGAACTGGAATCTCAAGACAGACCTGAAATTATTGCTAATCAGTCTCAGTTCATAACAAAAACTGTATCCAATGCTAGCTTGGACACTCAAAGCACCTTCGAGCAACCTGCGCAATCTGACACAAATGCCAACAGACTGAACAGGAACGCTACAAACAGTGGTTCACTCTACCATTCTAGCTCAAATTCCGGCTCTTCCGCGTCTTTGGAATCTGAAAATGCTCACTATCCCCAAAGAAACATTTGGAACGTGGCCAATACACCGGTGTTCCGGCCCAGTAACAACCCTGCTACTGTCGGTGCTCCAAACGTTTCAGCGCCCAGTCAATCAGATGCTCTTGCAAATAACTTTCCTCCTTACATGAATGGATTTCCGCCAAACCAATTTCATCAGGGTTCTCACTACCAAAATTTCCCCAATTATCTGATCGGCTCTCCTTCAAACTTCATTTCTCAAATGATTTCAGTGCAGATGCCCACAAATGAAGATGCTGAAGACTCTGatgacaagaagaagaaaaagaaagcaaacAGACCTTCTTCTACATCTTCACCTTCGTCTCCACCGAACAATGCTTCGTTCTCATTTCCCTACCCTAATCCGATGATGTTTATGCCACCAGCGCCACCATCTGCTCCTCAACAACAGGAACATCACCAGCAACAGGAAAATCCTTATATCTACTATCCCTCTCCTACTCCTGCTTCTGCTAAAGGTTCCaacaaggaagaaaagaatttcaagaaaagaaacaacaaGAACCATCCTGCAAATAACGCCAACAACACAAGCAAACAGGCTAACCCTTATTTGGAAACATTCTCAAACACTAAGAACTCctcgaaaaaaaacacaTCTTCTAAATCCAGTGAGCCAGCGTCCAATAATCACAAATCTCAATCACATTCTCACTCTCAGACCCCACcgcagcagcaacagcaacaaacGTATCACCGCTCGCCATTACTAGAGCAACTAAGAAATAGCAGTTCTGACAAGAACTCTAGCTTAAATATGTCATTAAAGGATATCTTTGGCCACTCTTTGGAGTTTTGCAAAGACCAACATGGTTCACGTTTCATTCAACGTGAGTTGGCCACTTCACCAGCATCTGAAAAGGAAGTAATATTCAATGAGATTCGCGATGATGCCATTGAACTATCAAATGATGTATTTGGTAACTATGTtatacaaaaattttttgaatttggtaGCAAAATTCAGAAAGATGCTTTGGTGGAACAGTTTAAGGGTCACATGAAAGAATTGTCTTTACAGATGTACGCATGCCGCGTCATTCAAAAAGCTTTGGAATACATTGACTCTAAACAAAGAATTAAACTGGTCCTTGAATTATCCGATACCGTTTTGCAGATGATTAAAGATCAAAACGGTAATCACGTCATCCAAAAGGCCATTGAGACAATTCCCTTGGAGAAATTACCCTTTGTCTTAAGTTCTTTAACCGGCCACATTTACCACCTATCCACCCACTCCTACGGTTGTAGAGTAATCCAAAGATTATTGGAGTTTGGTTCGAGTGAAGATCAGCGCAACATCTTAAATGAATTGAAGGATTTTATCCCTTATCTGATTCAAGATCAATACGGTAACTATGTTATTCAATACATTTTACAACAAGATCAATTCAccaataaagaaatggtCGATGTGAAACAGGAAATCATAGAGACTGTGGCCAGTAATGTTGTCGAATATTCTAAACATAAGTTTGCCTCTAACGTGGTAGAAAAATCTATTCTTTATGGCTCGAAAGATCAAAAGGATCTAATCATGTCTAAGATTCTACCAAGAGATAAGAATCATGCTTTGAATCTGGAAGATGATTCTCCAATGATTCTAATGATCAAGGATCAGTTTGCCAATTATGTCATACAAAAGTTGGTTAACGTTTCTGAAGGTGAGGGTAAAAAATTGATCGTTATTGCTATTAGAGCCTATTTGGATAAGTTAAACAAATCAAACTCCTTGGGAAATAGACATCTAGCTAgtgttgaaaaacttgcAGCATTGGTCGAAAATGCGGAAGTGTAA
- the YEH1 gene encoding sterol esterase (similar to Saccharomyces cerevisiae YEH1 (YLL012W) and YEH2 (YLR020C); ancestral locus Anc_5.200), which produces MGVSTVFKRARNLLATFIVCCFMAVVLVLALARHFINEHRDTRSSSTQIDVSDDSKRNMHHDHVLTKTNAYSTPFLDLEHDKKNGIVYDHTRTVTRKKNHEEGPLSLRRNLFHKFLTKLIFRFIEQEKVDDSAKQGKFRNSNNEIANHEPIFEKIPVHSDHPLQNLILSEDLALVPDLNYYFNQFNIQIEEFRLETEDGFVIDLWHLIPKYTTADSEKKERPPILMLHGLLQSSGSFASNGRKSLAYFLYQSGYDIWLGNNRCGFRPEWNDTKLPTLASKWDWDLREMVKYDLTLLIDTVLAKTQFEKLTLISHSQGTTQGFMGLVNEDKFFPPGSGSKESFFTSKIANYIALAPAVYPGPLLDEKLFVKLMTKEIDNPWFFGETSFFDIMMIVRNLCVGESLFSFVCYTIFNYLFDWNDTLWDTALRDRHFLFSPVHVSVKLMQWWLSPDPNKVSFKFGSHKMFPDNVKWFSDASKVPNIYLFVPKQDRLVDGERLINHFVNVESDVNYKIWYIDEYAHIDVLWAHDVIERIGKPILQNLNNYYSKKPSSAFESDCSDTEVETELEMVNEKA; this is translated from the coding sequence ATGGGTGTTTCCACAGTTTTTAAAAGGGCTAGAAACTTGTTAGCTACATTCATAGTATGCTGCTTTATGGCAGTTGTGCTTGTTCTGGCGCTGGCACGTCATTTCATCAACGAACACAGAGACACTAGGAGCTCATCGACTCAAATCGATGTCAGTGACGAcagcaaaagaaacatGCATCACGACCATGTTCTCACGAAAACCAATGCTTATTCGACGCCATTCCTGGATCTGGAACAcgacaagaaaaatggcaTCGTCTACGATCATACAAGAACGGTGACTCGCAAAAAGAACCACGAGGAAGGGCCCTTGTCCCTGCGCAGGAATCTGTTTCATAAATTCTTAACAAAGCTCATCTTCCGGTTCATAGAGCAGGAAAAGGTCGATGATTCTGCGAAGCAGGGAAAGTTTAGGAACAGCAATAACGAAATTGCGAACCATGAACcgatttttgaaaaaatcccCGTTCACTCCGACCATCCGCTACAAAATCTGATCTTATCGGAGGACTTGGCGTTGGTTCCTGATCTAAATTATTATTTCAATCAGTTCAACATACAGATAGAGGAATTTAGATTAGAGACCGAGGACGGATTTGTTATAGATTTGTGGCACTTGATACCAAAATACACGACAGCGGATTcggaaaagaaggagagGCCTCCCATTTTGATGCTGCATGGTCTTTTGCAAAGTAGTGGTTCGTTCGCATCCAATGGTAGAAAATCTCTGGCATATTTTCTGTACCAGTCCGGTTATGACATTTGGTTAGGGAATAACAGATGCGGGTTCAGGCCTGAATGGAACGATACGAAACTACCGACGCTAGCTTCCAAGTGGGACTGGGACCTTCGCGAAATGGTCAAGTATGATTTAACTCTGCTGATCGACACCGTTTTAGCCAAGACCCAATTTGAGAAATTGACCTTGATCTCGCACTCTCAGGGCACCACACAGGGGTTTATGGGATTGGTCAATGAAGATAAGTTTTTCCCCCCTGGTTCAGGATCGAAGGAGTCATTCTTCACTTCTAAGATCGCGAACTATATTGCCCTGGCTCCCGCAGTGTATCCTGGTCCCCTGCTGGACGAAAAATTGTTTGTTAAACTTATGACGAAGGAAATTGATAATCCTTGGTTCTTTGGTGAAACAAGTTTTTTCGATATTATGATGATTGTGAGAAACCTATGCGTTGGCGAAAGTTTGTTTTCGTTCGTCTGCTACACGATCTTCAACTACTTGTTTGACTGGAACGATACCCTTTGGGATACCGCATTAAGAGATCGCCACTTCTTGTTTTCACCTGTTCATGTTTCAGTAAAATTGATGCAATGGTGGTTGTCGCCCGACCCGAACAAGGTAAGTTTCAAATTCGGTTCTCATAAGATGTTCCCAGATAACGTGAAATGGTTTTCAGATGCATCGAAAGTTCCAAACATCTATTTATTTGTTCCAAAGCAAGACAGATTAGTGGATGGAGAAAGATTGATTAATCATTTCGTTAATGTGGAGTCGGATGTCAACTACAAGATTTGGTACATTGACGAATATGCCCACATTGATGTTTTATGGGCGCATGATGTTATCGAAAGAATCGGTAAACCAATTTTACAGAATTTGAATAACTACTACTCCAAGAAGCCATCAAGTGCTTTTGAAAGTGATTGTTCCGACACGGAGGTAGAAACGGAATTGGAGATGGTTAATGAAAAGGCTTGA
- the SOF1 gene encoding rRNA-processing protein SOF1 (similar to Saccharomyces cerevisiae SOF1 (YLL011W); ancestral locus Anc_5.201) has translation MKIKTIKRSADDYVPVKSTQESQMPRNLNPELHPFERAREYTKALNATKLERMFAKPFIGQLGHGHRDGIYAIAKNYGSLNKLATGSADGVIKYWNMSTREEFVSFKAHYGLITGLCVTQPHFHDKKSDWKNQNFMLSCSDDKTVKLWSINVDDYSNKRSSDNDSVTNEEGLVRTFDGESAFQGIDSHRENSTFATGGAKIHLWDVNRLKPISNLSWGADNITSVRFNQNETDILASTGSDNSIVLYDLRTNSPTQKIVQTMRTNAICWNPMEAFNFVTANEDHNAYYYDMRNLSRSLTVFKDHVSAVMDVDFSPTGDEIVTGSYDKSIRMYKTNHGHSREIYHTKRMQHVFQVKYSMDAKYIISGSDDGNVRLWRSKAWERSNVKTTREKNKLEYDEKLKERFRHMPEIKRISRHRHVPEVIKKAQEIKNIELSSIKRRETNERRTRKDMPFVSERKKQIVGTVHKYEDSGRERKRRKDDKRDVQEEQ, from the coding sequence ATGAAGATCAAGACTATTAAGAGAAGCGCCGATGACTATGTCCCCGTCAAGAGCACGCAAGAATCGCAAATGCCCAGGAATCTGAACCCTGAATTGCATCCTTTCGAAAGAGCACGTGAATATACCAAGGCTTTGAATGCTACCAAATTGGAAAGAATGTTTGCTAAACCTTTCATAGGCCAATTAGGGCATGGACATAGAGATGGTATTTACGCTATTGCTAAAAATTATGGCAGTTTGAACAAACTGGCCACTGGTTCCGCAGATGGTGTGATTAAATACTGGAACATGTCCACTAGGGAAGAGTTTGTTTCCTTCAAGGCACATTACGGTCTCATTACTGGTCTTTGTGTTACGCAGCCTCATTTTCACGACAAAAAATCAGACTggaaaaaccaaaatttcatGTTGTCTTGCAGTGATGACAAGACGGTTAAACTATGGTCGATAAATGTTGATGATTATTCCAATAAAAGGTCTAGCGATAACGACTCCGTTACGAACGAAGAGGGCTTAGTTCGTACTTTTGATGGGGAATCCGCATTCCAAGGTATCGATTCACACAGAGAAAATTCTACGTTTGCCACAGGTGGTGCCAAGATCCATCTTTGGGACGTTAATAGATTGAAGCCAATTTCGAATCTGTCATGGGGGGCAGACAACATCACAAGTGTCAGGTTCAATCAGAACGAAACCGATATCCTGGCCAGTACTGGTAGTGATAACTCCATTGTGCTTTATGACTTAAGAACAAACTCCCCTACACAAAAGATCGTTCAAACAATGAGAACAAATGCTATTTGCTGGAATCCAATGGAAGCCTTCAATTTTGTGACTGCTAATGAAGATCATAACGCCTACTATTATGATATGAGGAATTTGTCTCGTTCGTTGACAGTGTTCAAAGATCATGTCAGTGCAGTAATGGATGTCGATTTTTCTCCTACCGGTGATGAGATTGTTACTGGGTCATACGACAAGAGTATCAGAATGTACAAGACGAATCATGGGCATTCGAGAGAAATTTATCATACGAAAAGAATGCAGCATGTTTTCCAGGTTAAGTACTCCATGGATGCTAAATACATCATCAGTGGGTCTGACGATGGGAATGTTAGATTATGGAGAAGTAAAGCTTGGGAGAGGTCGAATGTTAAGACTACTCGTGAAAAGAATAAGTTGGAATACGacgaaaaattgaaggaaagaTTTAGACATATGCcggaaatcaaaagaatcaGTAGACATAGACACGTACCAGAAGTTATCAAAAAGGCTCAAGAGATCAAGAACATTGAGTTGAGCTCTATAAAGAGAAGAGAGACCAACGAAAGGCGTACAAGAAAGGACATGCCGTTCGTTTCCGAAAGAAAGAAGCAAATCGTGGGCACTGTGCACAAGTATGAGGACTCAGGAagagaaaggaaaagaagaaaagacgACAAGCGTGACGTTCAAGAAGAGCAGTAA
- the PSR1 gene encoding phosphatase (similar to Saccharomyces cerevisiae PSR1 (YLL010C) and PSR2 (YLR019W); ancestral locus Anc_5.202) — MGFISSILCCSSQTTQSTSNSAYRQQQSSSLNKNRSVKHSNTKSRARGAQQTNSPPSKTNSAATFSSTERSTGKSGISTNDNEKKKPTSPTAATTATATNNTAKVDKKVSKDDLYEEKYEIDEDEELDDEDNHRGRGTVREKGAVMKEVPKHQQQQQQQQQQQQQQQGTIVRVSSDHLIQDMNLSRVSSSPQASETSNDADGDADDEDDDEEEEYIDLTLLQPDQYHAPGYTTLLPPQGESTKGKKCLILDLDETLVHSSFKYLRSADFVLPVEIDDQVHNVYVIKRPGVEEFLERVGKLFEVVVFTASVSRYGDPLLDILDTNKVIHHRLFREACYNYEGNYIKNLSQIGRPLSDIIILDNSPASYIFHPQHAIPISSWFSDTHDNELLDIIPLLEDLSVKTSLDVGKILDVTI, encoded by the coding sequence ATGGGCTTTATATCGTCAATATTGTGCTGTTCTTCCCAGACGACACAATCTACCTCCAATTCTGCTTATCGCCAACAACAGTCGAGTTCTCTCAATAAAAACAGAAGCGTTAAACACTCCAACACGAAAAGTCGAGCACGTGGTGCGCAACAGACAAATTCTCCACCTTCCAAGACGAATTCGGCTGCTACTTTCAGCTCCACTGAAAGATCCACCGGTAAATCTGGAATAAGTACGAACGAtaatgagaaaaagaaacctACGTCGCCGACTGCAGCCACCACTGCCACCGCCACAAATAATACGGCGAAAGTAGACAAAAAAGTCAGCAAAGACGATCTATATGAGGAAAAATACGAGATTGACGAGGATGAAGAACtagatgatgaagataacCATCGCGGCCGTGGCACTGTACGGGAAAAGGGAGCCGTTATGAAGGAAGTTCCCAagcatcaacaacaacaacaacaacaacaacagcagcagcagcagcagcaaggAACTATCGTGCGAGTATCGTCTGACCACCTTATTCAAGATATGAACTTGAGTAGGGTAAGCAGTAGCCCTCAAGCCAGTGAGACCTCCAACGATGCCGATGGAGATgctgatgatgaagatgacgacgaagaagaagaatatatagACCTGACGCTTTTGCAACCGGACCAATATCACGCCCCAGGTTACACCACCCTGCTCCCCCCTCAAGGTGAAAGTACAAAGGGCAAGAAATGCTTAATACTGGATCTCGATGAAACTTTAGTGCACtcctctttcaaatatttgCGATCTGCAGATTTCGTCTTACCCGTGGAAATAGATGACCAAGTCCATAACGTCTACGTTATCAAAAGACCGGGCGTGGAAGAATTCTTGGAGAGAGTCGGGAAACTGTTCGAAGTCGTGGTCTTTACAGCCAGTGTCTCTCGGTACGGTGACCCGCTGCTCGACATACTAGACACGAATAAAGTCATTCACCACCGGTTGTTCAGAGAGGCTTGCTATAACTATGAAGGCAATTATATAAAGAACTTATCTCAAATCGGAAGACCGCTATCAGATATCATCATTCTCGATAACTCTCCAGCGTCTTACATCTTTCACCCTCAACACGCAATACCAATTTCGTCCTGGTTCTCAGATACTCATGATAACGAATTATTAGATATTATTCCTCTCTTAGAAGACCTTTCTGTGAAAACATCACTAGATGTGGGCAAAATTTTGGATGTAACAATATAG
- the COX17 gene encoding copper metallochaperone COX17 (similar to Saccharomyces cerevisiae COX17 (YLL009C); ancestral locus Anc_5.205), with product MAETDKKQEQENRADGEDKPKPCCVCKPEKEERDTCILFNGQDSEKCKEFIEKYKGCMKGYGFEVPSAN from the coding sequence ATGGCCGAGACTGATAAGAAACAGGAACAAGAAAACCGCGCGGACGGCGAAGACAAGCCTAAGCCATGTTGCGTCTGCAAACCGGAGAAGGAGGAGCGCGACACATGCATCTTGTTCAATGGACAAGACTCTGAGAAGTGTAAAGAGTTTATCGAGAAGTACAAGGGATGCATGAAGGGCTACGGCTTCGAAGTTCCAAGTGCGAACTAG
- the DRS1 gene encoding putative ATP-dependent RNA helicase (similar to Saccharomyces cerevisiae DRS1 (YLL008W); ancestral locus Anc_5.208): MVAVIKKYAGLDFVPTISDSEDDVPVLDSSDDEKVEVKKVAKKVKGRKNKKKSVSLDELAEDVHEDLDAGFKFDLDAEDTTSNFQGWNFLGGPNEDDPEALVRKDVDLDKIIRRKGGLVKMAHIDSKEEDEEEEDSDDDELAMDGFGMGAPAKNEDEDDSEEEEQEEEEQEELTLEKTGKDDEVAEEDDSEEAKADFYAPETEGNEAKKQMYDNFNSLSLSRPVLKGLANLGYVTPSPIQSATIPIALLGKDIIAGAVTGSGKTAAFMIPIIERLLYKPAKIASTRVIVLLPTRELALQVADVGKQIARFVPSITFGLAVGGLNLRQQEQMLKSRPDIVIATPGRFIDHIRNSASFNVDSVEILVMDEADRMLEEGFQDELNEIMGLLPSSRQNLLFSATMNSKIKSLVSLSLKRPVRIMIDPPKKAATKLTQEFVRIRKRDHLKPALIFNLIRKLDPMAQKRIVVFVARKESAHRLRIIMGLLGMSVGELHGSLTQEQRLDSVSKFKNLEVPVLICTDLASRGLDIPKIEVVINYDMPKSHEVYLHRVGRTARAGREGRSVTFVGESSQDRSIVRAAIKSVEENKSLTQGKALGRNVDWVQVEKTNKLVESMGDTIEEILVEEKEEKEILRAEMQLRKGENMLKHKKEIQARPRRTWFQNESDKKNSKVLGALSRNKKVTNSKKRKREETIADDNGTRSYRKTKTDRSADQERAFKKQKSANPDKKKSFHKRR, translated from the coding sequence ATGGTGGCAGTAATCAAGAAGTACGCTGGTCTGGACTTTGTTCCGACAATTAGCGACAGTGAAGACGATGTCCCGGTTCTAGATTCCTCTGATGACGAAAAGGTCGAGGTCAAGAAGGTTGCTAAGAAGGTCAAGGGcagaaagaacaaaaagaagagcGTCAGTCTGGACGAGCTTGCAGAAGACGTTCATGAGGATCTGGATGCAGGGTTCAAGTTCGATTTAGACGCGGAAGATACTACTTCGAACTTCCAAGGCTGGAACTTCTTAGGCGGGCCCAATGAGGATGATCCAGAAGCTCTAGTGAGGAAGGACGTGGACTTAGACAAGATTATTAGAAGAAAAGGTGGGCTGGTAAAAATGGCTCATATCGATAGTAAAGAGgaagacgaagaggaagaagatagcgacgatgatgaattggCAATGGATGGGTTTGGTATGGGAGCTCCAGCCaagaatgaagatgaagacgattcggaagaagaggaacaggaggaggaagaacAGGAAGAACTCACTTTGGAAAAGACTGGCAAAGATGACGAAGTAGCGGAAGAGGATGATTCGGAAGAGGCAAAGGCTGATTTTTATGCGCCTGAAACTGAGGGAAATGAAGCTAAAAAGCAAATGTACGACAATTTCAATAGTTTATCCCTCTCTCGTCCTGTTCTCAAGGGTCTTGCCAATTTGGGTTACGTCACGCCCTCCCCCATTCAAAGCGCTACCATCCCCATTGCTTTATTAGGTAAGGATATCATTGCCGGTGCGGTCACCGGTTCTGGTAAGACTGCCGCGTTTATGATCCCCATCATAGAACGTTTATTGTACAAACCGGCCAAGATCGCCTCGACCAGGGTCATCGTCCTGTTACCCACTCGTGAATTAGCCCTTCAAGTCGCTGATGTTGGCAAACAAATTGCTCGTTTTGTCCCTAGCATTACTTTTGGCCTGGCTGTTGGTGGTTTGAACTTGAGGCAGCAGGAACAAATGTTGAAATCTCGTCCTGATATCGTCATCGCTACTCCTGGTAGATTCATTGACCATATCAGGAACTCAGCAAGTTTCAACGTCGACTCAGTGGAAATCCTGGTCATGGATGAAGCCGATAGAATGCTGGAAGAAGGTTTCCAGGATGAACTGAACGAAATTATGGGTCTACTGCCAAGCAGTAGACAAAATCTATTGTTTTCCGCCACAATGAACTCCAAGATTAAAAGTCTAGTCAGCCTTTCCTTGAAAAGACCCGTAAGGATCATGATCGATCCTCCAAAGAAGGCTGCTACTAAGTTGACACAAGAGTTCGTTCGTATCCGTAAAAGAGATCACTTAAAGCCTGCGTTAATATTTAACTTGATCAGAAAACTGGATCCAATGGCTCAAAAGAGGATTGTGGTTTTTGtggcaagaaaagaatctGCTCATAGGCTAAGAATTATCATGGGTCTTCTAGGTATGAGTGTGGGAGAATTGCATGGTTCTTTGACACAAGAACAGCGTTTAGATTCCGTTagtaaattcaaaaacttggaGGTTCCTGTACTCATCTGTACAGATTTGGCCTCCAGAGGTCTTGATATCCCCAAGATCGAGGTCGTTATTAATTACGATATGCCCAAGAGCCATGAAGTTTATCTGCATAGAGTGGGTCGTACCGCTAGAGCTGGTAGGGAAGGTCGTTCTGTCACATTTGTAGGCGAATCATCTCAAGATAGAAGTATTGTTCGTGCTGCCATCAAGAGtgtagaagaaaataaatctCTTACTCAGGGTAAAGCTCTTGGTAGAAACGTGGACTGGGTACAAGtcgaaaaaacaaataagCTTGTTGAATCGATGGGAGATACTATTGAAGAGAttcttgttgaagaaaaggaggaaaaggaaatctTGAGAGCGGAAATGCAATTAAGAAAGGGCGAAAATATGTTAAAGcataaaaaggaaattcAGGCAAGACCAAGAAGGACATGGTTTCAAAACGAATCAGATAAGAAGAATTCTAAAGTATTAGGAGCATTATCaagaaacaagaaagtCACCAACAGTAAAAAGAGAAAGCGTGAAGAAACTATTGCTGATGACAATGGTACACGTTCTTATAGGAAAACTAAAACTGATCGTTCCGCAGACCAAGAAAGAGCTTTCAAAAAACAGAAGAGTGCAAATCCAGataagaagaagagtttCCACAAACGTAGGTAA